gaaagggtttcaaggttttgtattcggatttaggttttgactatttgtttcagggtttgtctatttgtttcaaggttagggcttcgtgctgataacgtgttttaagAAAAAGGGATGCAGAAAACAGCagagagaattgggagaatgagttgttattttcattgataatagaggcatttttatataaaggattacaagcatagaatcagagttttacaaggaaacataatcgtataaTGATTTGGATATCTACGAAGATATCTTCGAGAATATGTGTAAAACTtatcctattacaactcaggcaagtaactagagtttgggccagacacacaatctAAGTATCAATAAACAAcattatattttttaattttacaattttattttttataataatattttaaaaGACCATTTTTCAAGTGAACCATCTCTAGTAAGGCAGAGCTAAAAATGAACTCTTTTTTTCTTGATAACACAAATTTATACGTTACTaatacatataaaaaaaaaatttgaacaaaCGGCTAGTTGGCGCAACTATGTTTAATTGATAGCTTGATTTTCTACCATTGGATTGCAATGGTTCATTCATTTGGGCAGTTGATTCCTTTTTTTCAAATGCATGCATTGCGTCAGCAGTCTTCTTAATTATGCATAATTGATGTTGGGTTTTTTGTGGGTCCCCACAAGAGCCCAAAAGCCACCTTTAGAGCTATTTTTAGCTCTCCCCCTCCCTCTTTTGGATCTGGACTACCTTTTCTTGTTGGAgttcatattttttttaaaatttgctAGAGATCTCATTTTGACCCTCCTATTGAAGATGACCTTACATGATGACTTTTGTTTTTGCATGTAAGCTCTTAATGCAGTTTGATCGATTGATTGCGAAGAGCGAGATAGAGTCTGGATtatagagaatgagagagaaactgaattcggatcagagagagagagagagagagagagagagtgtgtgtgtgtgtgtgtaaaactATCTTAGGGTAGTTGATGGCCTGGTAATATTATAATTTTGTATCAGTTTTGGGTTTAATGTCCTTTTGGGAAAATATGTTTTGGATCCTCAACTGGTGGGGAAAATTTTGAGGACTTTTGTCCttatgggtcaaggacccttaataaaaagctactgaaaTATCCAATTCTCAAATAATTGGAACATAATGATTTTAACATCCATATATACATTCATTGCAAAACTGGTTTACATAGTCACATAGTCCGCCAATTTCATTGTTACAATGAAAAACTGGTAGACATCAATAGAGTTCGATaggaaaggggaaaaaaaacaaatgagttTTTTATCTAGCAACCTTTGCACAATTGCTTGATCTATAATCTTACTAGAATGAATACAATAATGCTCATCACCGTGCAATTGCACGTTTTAAATGAATAGTTTTCATTTCTTCAAGATTGAATTTGTGACATATATAGGTAACGTTATAACCCAGAGACCTTGCTAAAAAAAGCCCTTAAATACTGTTAATGCattaatttcattttatgaATTGAAGTATTAATCGATCACCAATAGAGTAAAATGGGGCGGAACAAGTTGAGATTTAGGTCAGACGACGGTAGGCAGTAGCAAGTAATCACGGGGTTCAATAGGAATCATTGATGGCAAACAAGACAGGGAATCACGTAGAAGAGCATGTAATGGAGCTGGCAATACTACGTACAGCTTCTACTGCATGTAAAGGCTAAAGTTAGATCTTGCAATTGTCTCCCTCAATATGCATGTCCCAACTTCCAACTATACATATTCATAAAGGAACAGATCGAGATCGAATTTCAGCAAATcccttctatatatataaagagcCATGACCCAGGAAAGAGACTCATCGTCTTACTAGCTAAGATGGGAACAATCATGGCGAGCAAGTGTGTGTCTGTTGTTATGTTGTTTGCTGTTGTGCTGAGCTTCACCCAGTCAGTGCAAGGAAGGAAGTTACTCAAGTTAGAGGAACCTCATCACAAGGATGGTGGTGGTGAACAAGTTGAAAAGCCACTCTGGTTTTATGATAGCAATCCGAGTGGGGCTGGTTCTGTAGGTGGGAAAGGGTATGGTTTTGGCCATTCTTTCAGTTTCGGCAAGGGATCATATGGTTATAGTTATGGTACTTCTGGGAAACCTGGCGTTGGTTTTGGAAAACCTGATTGTATCGGGAAAGGTGGAGGAGCCAGAGGAATTGGTGGAGGTGGTGGAAAGCTAcgcaagaaaaaagaaaaggagcatCATCAACATAAAGGAAGTGGGGGTGGTATTGGAGGCGCTAGAGGGGGAGGCATCAGAAAAGGAGGCGGTGTTGGTGGAAGCATTGGACATGGAGGGAAAGGTAGCAAAGGTGGTATTGGTGAAGGGATAAGGAGAGGAGTTGGGGGCGGTGCTGGCAGAGGCGTAGGGGGCGGTGCTGGCGGTGGGGTAGGGGGCGGTGCTGGCGGAGGCGTTGGGGGCGGTGCTGGCGGAGGAGTTGGGGGCGGTGCTGGCGGAGGCCTTGGGGGCGGTGCTGGCAGAGGCGTAGGGGGCGGTGCTGGCGGTGGGGTAGGGGGCGGTGCTGGCGGAGGCGTTGGGGGCGGTGCTGGCGGAGGAGTTGGGGGCGGTGCTGGCGGAGGCGTAGGGGGCGGTGCTGGCGGTGGGGTAGGGGGCGGTGCTGGTAGAGGCGTTGGGGGCGGTGCTGGCGGAGGCGTTGGGGGCGGTGCTGGCAGAGGCGTTGGGGGCGGTGCTGGCGGAGGCGTTGGGGGCGGTGCTGGCGGAGGCGTTGGGGGCGGTGCTGGCGGAGGCGTTGGGGGCGGTGCTGGGGGAGGCGTTGGGGGTGGTGCTGGCGGAGGCGTAGGGGGCGGTGCTGGTGGAGGCTTTGGCGGCGGTGCTGGTGGAGGTATTGGGGGCGGAGCTGGTGGCGGCTTCGGGGGCGGTGCTGGTGGAGGCTTCGGGGGCAGTGCTGGTGGAGGCTTCGGGGGCGGTGCTGGTGGAGGCTTCGGGGGCGGTGCTGGTGGAGGCTTTGGAGGTGGAGTTGGTGGAGGCGTTGGGGGCGGTGCTGGTGGCGGATTTGGTGGAGGAGGCGATGGTGGAATTGGAAATGGCGGAGGCGCTGGTGGTGGATTTGGAGGAGGGATAGGCGGTGGAGGTAGTGGTGGAGgatttggtggtggtggtgggggcgGATTTGGTGGTGTAGGAGGAGGATTTGGCGGTGGTTTAGGTGGCGGCGGACATCACTAACTTTAATCCTTGAGATATGCATGCTGcttaaacattaaaaaaatatattaaaaaatgtttattttatACATTACTAATGATTCATGTCTAGAGCGCCAAAGAAACCACACAATTTGATTCCAAATAGCGGTTGTTTCTCTGTATTAAATTATGGCatggttttcttagttattgACCTAATTGTTCTATCGTTGTTGAAATTTTCAATAAATGTATGTACCTAAATAATGTATTCTAATTTTTAATCCTAATAAAACAAAGAGTCATTTGCTTTCTAAGATCTTGGCTTATATCATGCATCGTCTCAAGTGCGAAAAGAAAGCAAGAGATTACAAGAAAATTGACATGGATTTAGGCAGACTTAACTCTTAATTTCTCAAAAGGGAAGGCCAGGACTCAAATTGGCTACAAAGTTGTGGTCTTTGTAGTCATTGATAAATTTTGTAATTCGATGGGGAAAATGAACAATATCTATAGCATAAATGGCCTTCTCATAAGGCTAAAACCTTTTAGCTATATCAGATGTAGTTGAAACTACTGAGTATGTTGGGTGCTGTAACTGAAACTTGGAAATAAACATCATGTTTAATCCTTATCTTTACTCTGTGTGTATTAGTAATGGCATCGTCAATGCTTACAAAGATGAGCAAAAAGCCAAAGCCACTCAGACTTTAGAAAGCCTTCTCAGCAACCCGAATCAGATATAACAGATTGTGTTGAAGAATCAAAACTCACAGAAGCTCAAAGTAGACTCAACAATGACTGAATGATTCTCATTATTGAATAACAAACAAACTGGCTTAAATAGCCATTACACGTACAGGGAATTCAAAAGCATAACCACATCTCAACAACCCTGAGATTGGGGTAAACCAATTAAGGACTCGGTCTAATTAAAACAAACTCGACTAACTCTCTAACTCTCTTGAAACATAGGAATTTATTTGACTTAACAAAAACCGACCTTGACTAACAAGAACTTCTAACCACTTCAAACATATCTCAACAATCCCTCCCCTAAAGTGAAGCTGCTGAGAGCAGTTCAGTTTACTTCTTTTTTTGCCACGACCCTAAGCATTCCTCGAAGTCTTTCAAATGCTTATAACTTCAGAGGTTTTGTTAATATGTCTGCAAGCTGCTCACTACTCCCACAAAATTCAAGTTTCACAACACCATCCTTTGTAAGATCTCGAATGAAATGAAATCTCACATTGATGTGTTTGCTCCTACCATGAAACACAGGATTCTTGGCTAATTTAATTGTAGAAGTATTGTCACAAAATAAAGTAACACACTTACAATGATCATAGCCAAGACTATTAAGAACTCCCTGCATCCAGACACACTGACAAGCACAAGCTGCAGCAGCAACATACTCCTCTTCCGTAGTCGACAATGTTACAATAGGTTGTTTTTTTGAAGACCAAGATACTGCTCCAGTACTCAACATGAACACAAAATCAGTTGTACTTCAAGAATCATCAACATTGCTAGCATAATCACTATCACATTATCCCACCACATCATCAAGTACTTCTCTTCTATAGTATACACCCATATCAACAGTTCATCTTAGATAACGCAGAACCCTTTTAGCTACTGCTCAATGTGCTTCTTTTGGATGAGCCATAAACCGACTGATGAGACAAACTATATACATAAGATCTGGTCTAGTGGCAGTCAGATACATAAGGCTGCCAATAAGTTGCTTATATCGAGTTCCATCAACCTCAGCCCCACCTCTTTCTTTTGATAATTTTGAACCAGGCACAATTGGATTTCTCACGGGATTATTGTTTGTCATTCCGAATTTGTCGAGCACTTCCCCAGCATATTTACTTTGACGCAAATGTATGCCTCTTTTGCTTTGCCTGACTTCTACTcccaaaaaatacttcatcTCTCCCAAATCAGTCATCTCAAATTCACTCATCATGGAGCTTTTAAACTCTTTAATCAAAACTCCATCATTGCCAGTAAAAATAAGATCATCAACATAAAGGCTAACAATCAAAATTTTACCTTCTTTAGTAGCCTTCAAGAACAGTGTGTGTTCATAACTACATTTTTCAAAGCCTACCTTGATGAAGTATCCCTTAATTCTGCTGAATCACGCCCTCGGTGCCTGCTTTAGACCATACAACGCCTCTTTAGCTTGTAcaccttctcttcttctcctttctttatGTAGCCAAGGGGCTGATCCACAAACACTGACTCACTCAATTCACTATGCAAAAATGTTCTTTTGACATCAAGTTGAAACACGGTCCTTGAGCAGCCAAAGCGATCATCATTCTTATCGTATCCCACTGAGCCACAGGAGCATAAACTTCATTGTAGTCAATGCCGTGTTCTTGAGCATAACCTTTAGCTACTAGGCGCGCTTTACATTTATCAAGCTCTCCCCTTTCATTGAAATTTGTCTTAAACACCCACTTCACACCAATTTTCTTTGCACCTATAGGTAGAGCCACAAGTTCCCATGTATCATTCTTGACTATAGACTCTATCTCCAGGTCCATTGCTTTCCTCCATTTGGCACTCTTAGCTGCTTCCTCATAGCTAGTAGGATCTGCATTAGAGATGAATAAAGCTAAGTTTTCAAGGTCTTCAGTTAAATGCTCCACATTTTCTTCCTCTGAGAGTCCCTCCCCACTTTCATAATCCACCATCCAAACTGGAGTTCTTCTGATCCTTTCTTCTAGGACTGGTTCTTCTTGTGAGCTTGAAGCAGATCCATCCAATGAGCTTCCAGTGTTTACTACTTCCTCACTGCTACCAGCCACTTCATCTTCTTGTGTCTCATCTGCCTTACTATCATTTTTGACTTCCTCATCATCTCCCCATGTCAACACATCAAGCtttacttcttcttcatttcttccccAGTCCCaacttttgttttcttcaaataCAACATCTCTACTAGTCACTACTTGTTCCTTAATGGGGTCGAAGAGTCTATAGGCCTTCGACTCTTCACTGACTCCGAGTAACACAGCCTTAAAAATCTTGTCTTCAAGTCTTGTTCTCCTAGCATCCGGAATATGCACATgacaaatacaaccaaagaccCTAAAGTAATCAACATTAGGTCTCAAGCCACTCCAACACTCTTCAGGAGTCTTCTCCTTCATAGCTACAGTAGGACTTCGATTCAAGATGTGCACGGACCACCTCACTGCCTCTGGCCAAAAAGCCTTGGGCATCTTCTTCTCTGTTAACAAACATCTCACCATGTTCATGATAGTACGGTTCTTTTGCTGTGCTACTCCGTTTTGCTGGGGTGTATAGGCAGTTGTAAGCTGTCTCTTGATGTCCTGACTTGCACAAAACTCATTGAATTCGTTTGAGGTGAATTCACCACCTTTATCTGTTCTAAGACAATGAATATAACACCCTAGCTCCTTTTCAACCATACTCTTGAAAACTTTGAACAAAAGAAATGCTTCACATTTTTCAGTAAGAAAATAGACCCAAATTTTCCTTCTATAATCATCAATAAGACTCATCATGTACCTTTTTCCACCATTTGAAATAGGTGTTATTGGGCCATACACGTCAGCATTACAAGTTGAAGTCTTTCTGAAGCTCTCCACCGACTCTTCCTTTGAATAGCATCACGGTGTTGTTTACCAACCATGTAGCTTGAGCACACCTTGCTAGCAGCTTTGAGTTGAGGCAGTCCATCTACTAGTTTCTTGTATTGCAAGGTTCAAAGATTTTTATAGCTCAGATGACCAAATATTTGGTGCCACAGCTCCATGATGTCTTCAGTTGTGGCATTGAGGCAGGCTGGTTGTTGGGTTGCTATGAGGGCAAGCACCACAAACATGCGATTAGCTGTCATCTTTGTTTCCATGATAAGGCCTCGTCTCTTATGATAAACATTGCAAGCTCCATCTCGGATCAAGATAGCTAAATCCTTCTCCTGTAATTGTCCGATGCTAAATAGATTATTTGTCAGATCAAGGATATAATACACATCGGACACCACTTGCTTCACATCACCAATTTGTAATTTCACACTTCCGTTTCCCATTACAGGCATTCTCATATTATTTCCAAGTTTAACCGAGTGTCTGTAGCTCTCATCTAACTCAGCAAACCATTGCTTATTCCCTGTCATATGATTACTACAACCAGAGTCAAGAAACCACACACCTTCTCTAATTTCATTGTTGTTTTCAACGTAGGCCATTAgaagcaattcttcttcttcatctagctCAGCATAGTTGGCTGCTTTCTCCCATTTAGGACACTCGTACTGGAAATGCCCTAATTGATGGCATTTGAAGCACTCGATCATTGCCTTGTTGAAGGCTCTACCTCTGCCTCTTCCTCTTGCTGCACCATTTCTTCTCATAGCTCCTTGTCCTCTTCCTCGGTTTCCAGCTTCATATGTGACTTTAAGTGCTTGCTCATCCCCTCCATCCCTTCGAAACTTTTATTCATGTACTAACAAAGAGCTTCGTAGTTCATCAACTGAGAGTCTATTAATGTCCTTAGACTCTTCTATCGAGCAAACTATATAGTTGAACCTCTCCATGAGCGTTCTCAAGATCTTCTCAACTATCTTTACATTTGGCATGTCTTCTCTGTAATTCCTCATCTCATTGGCCACAGTCATGACCCTTCCAAAGTAGTTAGCTACTGTTTCTCCCAACTTCATCTCCAAAACTTCAAAGTCCCTACGAAGGATCTGAAGTTGTGCTCTCTGAACCCTAGCATTTCCCTGGTATCTGACCTTCATACAGTCCCATATCTACTTGGATGTTTCCTTCTGTTCCAGGGTCTTTAGTATGATCTTGTCAATGGACTGAAGCGGTGGTTTCTCACCTTCATATCCTTTAGCTTCAAATCATCAAGAACTTTTCTCTGACCCGCAGTCACAGCTTCTCCTTCAGCAGGTTCTCTGTAACCTGTCTCTATTATGTTCCAGTACTCCTTGGAACTTAAGAGATTCTCCATGAGCAAGCTCCAATACTCATAATCTCCATCAAACTTGGGGATACTCAACAAATTCTGCCCTTCGTTGGAcatctttctctctcaaactctctTTCTACACTCACAGTGTTTCTCTCCTTTCAGTTTCAGGCCCCTTTCGAAGATCTGATACCAAATGTTGAAGAATCAAAACTCACAGAAGCTCAAAGTAGACTCAACAATGACCGAATGATTCTCATTATTGAATAACAAACAAACAGGCTTAAATAGCCATTACACGTACAGGGAATTCAAAAGCATAACGACATCTCAACAACCCTGAGATTGTGGTAAACCAACTAAGGACTCGGTCTAATTAAAACAAACTCGACTAACTCTATAACTCTCCTGAAACATAGGAATTTATTTGACTTAACAAAAACAGACATTGACTAACAAGAACTTCTAACCACTTCAAACATATCTCAATAGATTGTTCAATACCTGTCGAGAGAAAGCAACTAGGGAACTTAGCATTACATTGCATGAATATCTCCAGTAACACAAGCAGAAAAAACTACAAAGTAAAGTAGACATGGCCagccaaaagaaacaaaagcccCATTTCGGTATTTGAAAGAATAGGGAAAGACAATGTGACAGAACTCACTTTTCCACGTATCTTTTCAAAGCCCTTTCAATTCGATCTTTATTTCGCTGCAAGTACCAAATGCGTAGTATAAAGGCAACATACTAAAGTCATACAAAACAAAGTGAAGCtttagaaaagaaggaaaaatgaaTACTTGGACAAGGAATTGTCCATGTTGAAATTTTTAAACAACTCCAAACGTAATAAGAGCTGCAATATTGTAAGAGGCTAAGAGGGGAAATGGTCAGAGAGAACAAACAACTTTAATCACTACAACCACTGAGAGAATTGACAAGCAATTGCAAAATTCCTTTATAAACAGAACAATTTACACCAGAACCAAGCAATAACCACAAGTGTATTGCTGTAAGATCAGACACGCCCTTCTTATAACTACAAACAAATCAACTATCGAAGACAccgaaataaaataaataaatatcgAATCGAAATAGAATGATctctatcaaataaaaagatGTCCCTttcatcataaaagaattcaaaGTGAATAAACATAAGCAAGAGGAGCAGAGAAACGGACCTGCTTGACAGAGATGAGGTCTGTCAACTTTCCTGAGAGCTGAGGAACCTTGGTGATCTTTTTGGTGCCAAGTCTTTAGCACCAGCTAACTACTAGCATGTCTTTGTAATCACAAGAATAAAAGTTATATTGATCAACCCTGACAATAAACAACTTCTTATAATAGCCGGGAATCATACCTGGAAATAAACAGAAGCACCGGCATATGAAATAATAACCACAGATGGTCCACGTTGCAGGACAATCGTGAGTACAACTGTACAAGTGGCACATTATCCCTAATGTTCTGATTCAAATCTACCTTGCTATTAGGATTACAATACTACTCCCAAATGTGATAAACAACATCTTCACATCCAGCACCAACATTTGCCATCGATATGACTACGAGCGCgcagaaagaaaagaataatatTTCATATGAGTATTCCACTATTCCCCTCTGCTTGAATCTTGGGGCTCCATAATTAATACCCGGCTGGGATGGTCGCATTCATTCTTCTGTTCTTTTTCACTGTACTTGTCCATTGCCATGAACTGCATGTTTTTTCAAGAATCAGTGACTATTGTACCATCATCACCACAGTTTGCAAGACACATAAGAAAACCAAGAAACCAGCCTTATACTAAGCTTCTGATGTTTCATTCAAGCAATGCTGAGTGCTGTCTAGCGGTTAAGTTGGAAAACAAGGTATCAAAATGCTGTCTAACTGTGTAGCAGTttaattattatctttaatCTTTGTGTGCATTAGTTATGGCATATCACAGAAAAACCGATGTTATCCAAAAATCTTGGAACTACCTAATGAAGTAAGAAGAATCCTGAGAATAATTAAGTTTAATAATGTCTACTTTTGTGTACAGTAAAAATGACTTGATGATTACCAGGTTTACAAAGATAAGCAAAAGGCAAAGACACTCAACTTTGAAAAGCCTTCTCATCAACCCATCAGATACAACAGATTGTTCAATACCTGTCAACAGAAAGCAGCTACATGGAGATATTAAGCAACACAAGCAGAAGCAACTACAAAATACAGTAGACATGGCAGCCAAAAGAAACTAAGGTCATATTTCTGTATCTAAAAGCTTGGGGGATTAAACCGACTTTTCCACAAATCCTTTCAATGTGCTCTCGCTGCAAGTATGTTAAGGAAACATACTAGTCATAGAAAACTAGGTGAAGCTTTAGAAAAGAAGGGAAATTAAGTGAGGAATTCTCCATgttgaaatttataaacaagTCCCAACTTAATAAGATTTGCAATACTGTTAAAGTCTAAGAGGGGAAATGGTCACAGAGGACAAGCAACCTTGAGAGAATTGGCACTAGAAGTATCCTAACCAAGCAATAAACACAATAGTAATGCAGTGAGATCAGACACTCACTTCTAATAATTTCAAACAAATCACTGTAATCGAAGGCACCCAAATCAACTGGAATTAGAATGATCTCTATCAATTTTCATCATAATTGAATTCAAAGGGAAAGAGAAGCGGGCTTGCTTGACGGAGATGGGGTGAGGAGCCTCCGCGATGTCTTTGGCTGACTAAACATTAGCCTGTTTAGCCTGTCATTCCAATTTAGTTACCCAATAAAACTTGGTTAATGTTCTTGGCCTGTTTTAGACTTTTGGTGCAGAATTTGGATAATTCTACTTGTTGATGGATTTCAACTTTCAACATCAACATCTTTTCTGATTATCATATTTGGGTGTTGTTCTtagtaaaagaaaagaaaagaggaaaaaaaaagggtccttgaccaaaagcccgaaaatgagccaaagttatcccacttaccccagcaacagatttttactcccactaacccaatttaaattaaaatgacaattttaccctcaccttaattaataaactacagaaTGCCACTCTATTTTatctttcatctctctctctctctctctccagcacgaTGCCTATGACGCCGGCCCCCTCCCTCCCCGTCGCTACTGGCTATGCCGCCATCGCCGTGGAGAAAGAAGGAGTTGGTCCTCCCGGAAATCGTCAAAAACGACATCGTCAGCACCTCCCAGAGATCAAACTCGCTCCTCCGCCGCCTTCACCACACCTCGGAAAACGCTGTCTCCGCGGGAGATCATGGCGCCGGGGACGAGTTTATTCTGATCAACGATGGATTTGGCGGCCTTGTTCTTCCTTTGGCTCTGAGGCTCGAGAAGGAGAAGACGGAGGAGATGTTGAGGACGACGAGGATCTCAGCTTCCTCGAACAGCCGACCATGATCTTGATCCGGATCAACCGGTCAGAGAAGTTATTGTCGTTGAAGGCAAAGACGAAATCGGCGTCCGTCGACGTCGTCACCGTATCGGCGAACTCTGACCCAATCATTCTACTATCTGCTATTTCCGATGCTCACAGTGGAGGAGATGCTCATGTTTTCCGACGCACTCTTCACATCCGATCCAGATTCAATTGAGCCACTCTTCACATCCGATTCAGATTCAATTGCATTTCTGGTTTGATTGCTTGTTATAGGGTTTGCACTATCCAATATGAaatgattattttgtttttgcattttgATGCTTTTGACTGTAAGAATTTGAAATGATTCTGTGTTACAATCCATCAGTAGTCGATGCTTCTGTCTTTCATTTCTTTGTTAGTTCAATTTATTTCGTTTCTGCTTCATTTTGCTCCCACTTGAGGACTTCCTCTGTTTTCAATTTTCTCCTTTTCTCTCATCTGTGGGAGAAAGTGGCTAATGATGTTGAGAATCTGCTCCTCCTGGGTGTATTTCTCTGCttagattagttctcattttggctatcgaaagttctattggggggcaatagacggcaattggggggcaata
Above is a genomic segment from Rosa chinensis cultivar Old Blush chromosome 3, RchiOBHm-V2, whole genome shotgun sequence containing:
- the LOC112194684 gene encoding glycine-rich cell wall structural protein-like — its product is MASKCVSVVMLFAVVLSFTQSVQGRKLLKLEEPHHKDGGGEQVEKPLWFYDSNPSGAGSVGGKGYGFGHSFSFGKGSYGYSYGTSGKPGVGFGKPDCIGKGGGARGIGGGGGKLRKKKEKEHHQHKGSGGGIGGARGGGIRKGGGVGGSIGHGGKGSKGGIGEGIRRGVGGGAGRGVGGGAGGGVGGGAGGGVGGGAGGGVGGGAGGGLGGGAGRGVGGGAGGGVGGGAGGGVGGGAGGGVGGGAGGGVGGGAGGGVGGGAGRGVGGGAGGGVGGGAGRGVGGGAGGGVGGGAGGGVGGGAGGGVGGGAGGGVGGGAGGGVGGGAGGGFGGGAGGGIGGGAGGGFGGGAGGGFGGSAGGGFGGGAGGGFGGGAGGGFGGGVGGGVGGGAGGGFGGGGDGGIGNGGGAGGGFGGGIGGGGSGGGFGGGGGGGFGGVGGGFGGGLGGGGHH